In Paroedura picta isolate Pp20150507F chromosome 1, Ppicta_v3.0, whole genome shotgun sequence, the following are encoded in one genomic region:
- the LRRN4CL gene encoding LRRN4 C-terminal-like protein, producing the protein MPGTMRFQGLFMVAIWILLLCPQGSPTSFGHPLPVPLQENYSPPSGSNTPVVIKDKPSLSAPTKSSQEDVDYYDDYLFTVDPLETSRSPQPPSPHCDYHLCRHLQVPCAELQKASGCMCPGITSPGEAPETPHLQTLHVSEAGISLHWCAPPSPVEQYHVTYQAVGEASASSPALNSTFRLATVSGLLPDKQYLVCVVASNRAGRSPTDDGQREHGPCRLVHTPPRQIPYVYVAAGLAGALVLVVISALVWHFCMRRRKHLLHGSRDNILDVEPGLGGTTNSTFRSEEQL; encoded by the exons ATGCCAG GAACCATGCGATTCCAAGGACTATTTATGGTAGCCATCTGGATCTTGCTGCTATGCCCTCAAGGTTCTCCAACAAGCTTTGGGCACCCGTTGCCTGTACCCCTCCAAGAGAACTACTCGCCCCCATCAGGGAGTAACACGCCGGTGGTGATCAAAGACAAGCCTTCGCTGTCTGCTCCCACCAAATCTTCCCAAGAAGACGTTGATTATTACGACGACTACCTATTCACCGTGGATCCTCTGGAAACGTCCCGCTCGCCACAGCCACCCTCTCCACACTGCGATTACCACCTCTGCCGTCATCTTCAGGTACCCTGTGCCGAGCTGCAAAAAGCCAGCGGGTGCATGTGTCCGGGGATCACAAGCCCAGGTGAGGCCCCGGAGACACCACATCTGCAAACCCTCCACGTTAGCGAAGCTGGCATCAGTCTGCATTGGTGTGCCCCACCCTCTCCGGTAGAGCAATACCACGTGACGTACCAGGCGGtcggggaggcctcagcctccagcCCGGCCCTCAATAGCACCTTCCGACTAGCGACGGTATCGGGGTTATTACCAGATAAGCAATATTTGGTCTGCGTTGTCGCTTCCAACAGAGCTGGCCGCAGCCCTACAGATGACGGTCAGCGGGAGCATGGGCCCTGCCGTCTGGTCCATACTCCACCCCGCCAGATACCCTATGTCTACGTAGCTGCAGGACTGGCTGGCGCCCTGGTCCTCGTGGTGATCTCTGCCCTGGTCTGGCATTTCTGCATGCGCCGGAGGAAACATTTGCTCCACGGATCCCGGGACAATATCTTGGATGTCGAGCCAGGCCTGGGCGGCACCACAAACAGCACTTTCCGGAGTGAGGAGCAATTATAA